The window GTTTTTTCATGCAAGTTTATTTAGTAGGCGGTGCTGTTCGAGATCATTTACTTGGGCACCCCTATCACGAAAAAGATTATGTAGTGGTCGGTGCAACACCTGAGCAATTGCTTGCTAAAGGCTATCAACCTGTTGGCAAAGACTTCCCCGTATTTTTACACCCAGAAACAAAAGAAGAATATGCACTTGCACGTACAGAAAGAAAATCGGGTATTGGCTATCATGGTTTCCAGTTTTTCACTGATGCAAATGTTACTCTCGAAGATGATCTTATCCGAAGAGATTTAACCATTAATGCCATGGCTATGGATGAAAATGGTCAGGTATACGATCCATATGGTGGACAGAAAGACTTAGCAGAAAAAATTCTTCGCCATGTTTCTGATGCATTTACAGAAGATCCTCTACGTGTGCTTCGGGTTGCGCGATTTGCTGCGCGATACACACCTTATGGCTTTAAAATTGCAGAGAATACATTGCAATTAATGCAAGAAATCTCAAAGTCTGGTGAACTAAATGCACTTACACCTGAACGTGTTTGGAAAGAAACAGCTCGTGCTTTAATGGAAGATCATGCAGATGTATATTTCCAAATTCTTAAAGATTGTGATGCTTTAAAAATTTTATTTCCCGAAATTGATGCACTTTTTGGTGTACCGCAGCGACCAGAATTCCACCCTGAAATTGATTGTGGCATTCATACTTTAATGGCACTACAACAAGCATGTCAGGCCAATTATACTTTGGATGTCCGCTTTGCAGTACTCGTTCATGACTTAGGGAAAGCACTCACCCCTATAGAAGAGCTTCCTAGACACATTATGCATGAAGAGCGTGGAATACAGCCCGTTACTACGCTATGTGATCGATTAAAAGTTCCTACACATATAAAAAATCTAGCGCTCACCGTATGTAAAGAGCATTTGAAATGCCATCAAGCAAAGAATCTAAAACCAGGAACGTTATGGCGCTTTCTACAACGTTTGGATGTACTGCGCCGCCCTGATAAAGTTAGAGCTTTCGTTCAAGCTTGTGAATGTGATGCAAAAGGTCGCCTTGGTATGGAAGAACGCCCATATCCCCAAGCTCAATTTATTTTAGATGCGATGGACATTGTAAGAAATATTCGTGCCCAAGATTTACCAGAACACATTAAAGGCCCTGAAATTGGTGAAATGCTAGTTCAATATAGGATTGAAGCATTAGCAAAATTTAAAGAGCAATACGGCGAATAAAGCTATTCAATACCTCACCATCACATGATCCCACAGTTCAAGCTTTACACTAGATCTCTTGTACATAATTCTTATCGCTCTTTGTATTTTTTCTCATCGTTAAGAAACACAAAGAGCTAAAAATAGGGCCATTATTTCGTCAACAATACAGGATCTTCAATGTTGTAACCTGTTTCAAAAGGAATACCGAGATATTCGACTGTTACAAGCATATTTTTACTATGAGGCACTTTATAGACTTTGGCTATATTTAACTCTTCCTTGTAGCTATCAGCTGTCTGCGGCTTGCTTTTTAGGCAAAAGCTTTTAACCTGATATTGATATGACCATTTATCAATAGGTATTTCAGGATCATACCATGCTTTTGCCTCTCCTTTTTTAACAGATAATAATTGAATATGAGCCTTACTCTTATGTATAGGCTGAAGTGGCAATAAACGCTTCTGAATTTTCGCAATTTCTATATCAAATTGCGTACTATTTTGATCATAATCAATTAATTTAGTTTTAGGATTAATATAAAGTGAATCAACTTGGATCAGCTTAGTTGGATTGGTGCCATTTAATTGATAATAATAAAGTTGAGGTAAACGTCCCCGCCCATCTTCAAAATGTCGCATGAGATAAATTTTTTGAGCTTTGCGATCCAACCCTAGAACTTCAATATGTTGTGGTCCACCCACCGTGGCATAAACTGGCAAAGATAAACATGACAAAAAAATTGTACTGAGAAGAATTTTTGGCATAGGCATGGACATATTGAACTCCAAATTAATTTTTATACTTAAAACCACTATATTGAGTTTTTAATGAAGAAAATGTTATTTTTTCTATTTCAAGCTTTTATTTTAATGAGACTGAAAATTTATTTTATAGCGAGTTACACCGTTCCCACACCACAATAATATATTGTTCTCCAATAAAAAAACCCAGTCTAAAATAATGACTGGGTTTTTTATAACTTTTACTTATTCAGTAAAAATTATTGAGCAGCAGCAGCAGCTTGAGCAGCAGCAACTTCATCAGCAAAGCTCATTTCAGCTTTCTTCTCAATACCTTCACCTACTTCGAAGCGAGTGAATTGAGCAACAACTGTACCAGTCGCTTTTAATACATCAGCAACTTTCTTGTCGTTATCAATAACATACATTTGACGATCAAGTGCTACTTCGTTCAAGTATTTCTCAACTGAACCAGTAACCATTTTCTCAACGATGTTTGCAGGCTTACCAGATTCTAAAGCTTTTGCTTCAGCAATTTCTTTCTCTTTAGCGATCAAGTCAGCTGGAACAGCTTCAGCATTTACTGCAACTGGGTTGAACGCAGCAACGTGCATTGCAATACCTTTACCAGTATCAGCATCACCAGTGTAAGAAACTACAACACCGATTTTTAAACCGTGCTTGTAAATAGCCAAGTTTTCGCCTTCAACGATATGAGCACGACGTACTTGGATGTTTTCACCGATTTTTTGAACAAGTGCAACACGCGCTTCTTCAACAGTAGAACCATCTTCAAGTTTAAGTTCAGCAATTTTCGCAGCATCAGTTTCATTTGCAGCAAGTGCAGCTGTAGCCACTTTATCAGAGAAGTTTTTGAAGTTTTCGTCTTTTGCAACGAAGTCAGTTTGACAGTTAACTTCAACAAGAATCGCTTTATTACCGTTTTGAACGATTGTGATCGCACCATCAGCAGCAATGTTACCTGCTTTTTTAGCAGCTTTTGCTTGACCTGATTTACGAAGGTTATCAATCGCAAGCTCAATGTCACCGCCTGCTTCTGTCAATGCTTTTTTGCATTCCATCATTGCAAGACCAGTACGGTCACGTAATTCTTTTACCATGCTCGCAGTAACTGCAGTCATGTTGATCTCCTAAAATCGGTAGAATATAAATCTGTTCAACAAAAACGGCCCAAAGTTTTCTCTGGGCCGCTTTGCTTTCTCGACGCTCAATTTGTCATCATTTTAAATCACAAAAATGACAAGCTTGCGTCAAAACGCATTAAGCCTCAGGAGCTTCTTTAGCAGCTTCTTCGCCTTTCGCTTGTGCATTCGCTTGTGATTGAGCGTATTCTTTACCAGCAAGAATCGCATCAGCCATAGCTGAAGCATACAAAGTAACTGCACGGATCGCATCATCGTTACCCGGAATAACGTAATCAACGTTGTCTGGGTTAGAGTTTGTATCAACGATACCGATTACAGGAATACCTAAGTTTTTAGCTTCTTTAATTGCAATCGCTTCGTGATCAACGTCGATTACAAATAATGCGTCAGGTAAACCACCCATGTTTTTAACGCCGCCTAAAGCACGTTCAAGTTTTTCCATCTCACGAGTACGTTCTAAAGCTTCACGTTTAGTAAGCTTAGCAAAAGTACCGTCTTGAGATTGAGTTTGAAGATCTTTTAAACGGTTGATAGATTGGCGAAGTGTTTTCCAGTTCGTCAACATACCACCTAACCAACGGTGATCTACATATGGTTGACCAGCGCGTTGAGCTTGTTCACGGATGATGTTAGAAGCAGCACGTTTCGTACCAACGAATAATACTTTGTTCTTTTTGCTCGCCAAGTTGTTAACGAAGTTCAATGCATCATTTAACGCAGGAACAGTGTGCTCAAGGTTGATGATGTGAATTTTGTTACGCGCGCCAAAAATGTATTGACGCATTTTTGGGTTCCAGAAACGAGTTTGGTGACCAAAGTGTGCGCCTGCTTGAAGAAGGTCGCGCATGCTTACGTTGTAATCTGCCATTTTCTTTACCTTAAAGTTTGGGTTAGGCCTCCATATATCCGCATTCTCCACCTATTGCTAGGCACCCAGAGTAATGTGACGATATATGTGCGGATTTTTTTACGACTATTTATTATCAAATAATTCCGTAAAAGCCTCCAATAAAAATAAAGAAGATTTGTCACGAAAAGCATTTGATAAAATAGGCGGCTATTTATACCATAGACACTTGCAAATTACCAAAAGTTTTTAGAGATCATGAATACAACTTATACAGCTCCTCGTCGATTAATTAAAACACCTGAAGAAATTGAAAAGATGCGTGTTGCAGGGAAATTGGCTGCTGAAGTTTTAGACATGATTAAGCCGCATATCAAAGCGGGTGTGAGTACGTTAGAACTCGATACAATCTGTCGCAACCATATAGAAAATGTACAACAGGCTATTCCTGCATGTGTGGGTTATGGCGCAGCTCCGGGTCGCCCTGCTTTCCAGCACTCGATTTGTACATCTGTAAACCATGTCGTTTGTCATGGTATTCCATCTGAAAATAAAATTTTAAAGAACGGTGACATTCTAAATATTGACGTCACTGTTATTAAAGATGGTTATCATGGCGATACCAATATGATGTATATCGTTGGAGGGGAAACATCGATCCTTGCAAATCGTCTGTGCTCTGTCGCACAAGAAGCAATGTATCGTGGTATGGCTACAGTTAAAGATGGTTCATATCTTGGCGATATTGGGTATGCTATCCAGCAATATGTAGAGTCTGAGCGCTTTAGTGTTGTCCGTGAATATTGTGGTCATGGTATTGGCAATGTATTCCATGACGAACCTCAAGTGTTACATTATGGACAAAAAGGTACAGGAATGCGTTTAGAGGCAGGAATGACCTTCACTATTGAACCAATGGTCAATGCAGGTGTCTGGCAAACCAAACTTTTGGGTGACAAATGGACTGTTGTTACCAAAGATCATAAATTGTCTGCTCAATACGAACACACCATCTTAGTGACTGAGACTGGAATTGAAGTATTGACAGCTCGCCCTGAAGAAGATCTTTCACGTTTTCAATAATTCATTTTTAAGGGTGGGTACTTAAGTACCCACCCTTTTTAGCGTAAAAATCACTCAATTTTAATCTAATTACTACAATTTTTTTCATAGTTATAACAATTATAAATTCTATCTAAACAAATTCTGCATAAAAAAACGTTATGGTGAGCGCAAGAAAAATCCTTACAAACTTTAGGACATGGAGTCCCAAGATGATGAAGAAGTCATTTGCATGCCTGATTACAACAGGTTTATGTGCCCTTCCTACACTTACTTTTGCAGATTCACCATATTTTAGCCTCAAAGATGGAGATGGGTTTAAGCGCTTCTCTATTTCAGCTGGTCCCCTATATGTAAAACCAACGGGTAAAGGACAACCTATACGTGTAAATACCTCTGTTGCAGAGGGAACCAAAACCAAAGTTGGAGATGTCAAAGGCGATTCTGTATTAGACGCGATTGATGAATCACAACCAGAAGCTACAGCTAAAAAAGCTATATTAAAAGGCGTTCTTGATCTAGAAAGACATACACTCCTTAATTTGGGTAAAGAAGGTATTGTCTCTTATAAAGGTGATGATGGAGCACAGTACCTCAGAGCGAGCACTGCAGGTACAGCAGAAATCAATGGTTTATCTTCATGGGAAAATCAAGGTACAGGTCTTGAAGCCGATGATGTTCTAACCTTAGGGATCATGACAAGTTATCATTTTACAGATAATCTGTCGTTGGAAGTTAAAGCTGGTATCCCTCCTAAAGTAGATATTCAAGGTAAAGGAAAAATTTATGCACCTTTAACAGGGATCGCTACTCCAGAAGGATTAGGTGTAGTAGTTGGTGATCTTCCATTAAAGAAAGATATTTTCATTACGGACTTAGAAGCCCATAAAAAGACATCTTCCGCACGTGCTTGGACACCTGCATTCGAACTCCAATACCGCTTTGGAAAAACCGGTATAAATAAATTTAGACCATATGTTGGTTTAGGGCTCATGTATGCTTACTTCAGTGAACTAGAAATGAACCCAGACTTGGAAAAAGATCTTGTCAATGCTGGTCATATGATTGTCAATATTAAAGACGGTAAAGCTGGCGCAGCTCTAGACCAGAAAAAAAGCTCAGGAAATCCAAAAGTTAAGTTAGATGCTTCAGATACTTTTGCTCCTGTAGCAACGGTTGGTTTTACCTATGATTTTAATGAAAAATGGTACGCTGTAGGCTCTGTATCTTATGCTCACTTAAGTACTGATGCTACTATTACTGTGAATGATTCAAAATATGGGGAATTAATTAAAGCCAAAGCAGATATCGAAATTAATCCTATTTTAGGTTATGCAGGTATCGGCTACCGCTTCTAATCTTTTCCTTCTAAAAGCAGCTTCGGCTGCTTTTTTTATGATCGCTATATTTTAAGCCACACTGTATAAAAAAGATGCACCATTTAAAAACAACTCACACAATATTGTCTTACAGTTTTTAGAATATCTACTCCTTTAAAATTTAATAAGCGCCTATCGCTGAATCCAAAACAATGAAAACCAAAATATTAGCCATTTAAATTAATACCTTAAATTATTCTTTTGGTTAAATATTTTTATTGGCACATCCCTTGCTTATTTCATAGCATATAGAATCAATGTCGATTCAAAAAATTGTTGGCGGCCAAAGACGTCCGTTCTGTTCTGTTTGTAAGCATAACTTTGTTTAGCTTACGAAATGGTAATTCGTTCAGTTCAGGGGGAAGGCAATGTCTTCAAATATGAATCTAGATGCAAAGAAAGCAACTGAAATAAAACTATTTAGCTTCTCCACTCCAGCAATGCGTGCATTCCATATGACATGGCTGGCTTTTTTTGTGTGCTTCTTTGCATGGTTTGCATGCGCACCACTTATGCCTGTAATTGCAGGTGAATTTAATTTAACCAAAGCCCAAATTGCAAACATCAATATTGCAGCTGTTGCAATCACCATTGTTATCCGTCTTATTGTCGGTCCGCTATGTGACAAATATGGACCACGCAAGACCTATACCGCCCTATTGATTCTTGGCAGTATTCCTGTGTTTGGTGTTGCTGCAGCCAATACCTATGAATCCTTTCTATTTTTCCGCCTTTTAATTGGAGCGATTGGAGCAAGTTTTGTTATTACCCAATACCATACCAGTGTGATGTTCGCACCAAATGTTGTTGGCACTGCAAATGCCGCTGCAGCAGGTTGGGGAAATGCAGGTGGTGGTGCAACACAAGCCATCATGCCTCTCATTCTAGGTGCAATCATCATGTTTGGTGTGGAGCAAGCAATGGGCTGGCGTATCGCATTACTTGTTCCAGGAATCATGATGGTAATCGTGGGTATACTTTACTGGAAACTAACACAAGATAGTCCACAAGGTAACTTTAAAGAATTACGTGAACAAGGCATTGATGCTGGTAATACAAAAAAAGGTGGAACTGCTATCTTGATGCAAGCAGCACGTAATTATCGTGTCTGGATTTTATTTATCTCCTATGCTGCATGTTTCGGTATTGAAATTTTTATCCATAATATTGCCGCAATGTACTATGTGGACCACTTTAATATGGGCTTGAAGGAAGCTGGACTAACAGCCGGAATCTTCGGCCTTCTGGCACTATTTGCTCGCGCATTGGGTGGTATCGTTTCTGACAAAGTGGCTGCCAATAAAGGGTTAGATGGACGTACACGCATCCTCTTCTTACTTATCTTGGGTGAAGGATTGTTCCTCATCATTTTTTCTCAAATGAATACCGTCATACTTGCTGTACTTGCCATGACCGTTTTTGCACTATTTACTCATATGGCATGTGGTGCGACTTATGCACTCGTACCATTTATTGATCGTGATGCACTCGGCGGTGTGGCTGGCATTATTGGTGCAGGTGGTAACGTAGGTGCCGTCGCTGCAGGATTCCTTCTCAAAGGTTTGCTCGACATCCAAACTTGTCTCATGATCCTAGGCTGCCTTGTAACTGTTGCCGCATTCAGTGTCATTCTGATCCGCTTCTCAGTCGAACATAAAGAACAAGAACAACATCTGTTTAAGCAAGCACTGCTTGAACGTAACTCAACCGCTTAATTCAACGCTGTTCTAAGAGGGATGTGCTTATTCACATCCCCTCCTAACCAACTCACGTCTCATTTTTAACTCTAGGGGAAATATGATGAAAATCATTTCAATTTCTTTGATCGCACTCGGCTGTATTTCTACAACTCATTTATTTGCCAATAGCGATTTATTAACAAATACCAAGCTTTCACTGGATAGTCGCTTACGTTTTGAGATGGTTGATCAAGACAACCCATTAAAAAAAGCTGAAGCTGCGACATTACGTATACGACCTGCACTACAAACAGGCTCATGGCAGGGCTTGAGCCTATATGCACAAGGCGAGGCAAACATTGAACTCAATGATCATTTTAATAGCACTCGAAACAGTGAAACCACATATAGTACTGTTCCTGATCCCAAAAACTTAGATCTTAATCAGTTATATATAAATTATAACAGTTCCAAGTTTGATGCCCGATTAGGTCGGCAAGTTATCAATCTAGATAATCAACGCTTTATTGGTTCTGTTGGTTGGCGTCAAAATGAACAAAGTTACGATGCAATTAGCTTCAATTTTAAAGCAGATCCAAAACTCCAGTTCTACTATGCTTATATTGAACAGGTAAACACAATCTTTGGTAGTGAAACAGCTAAACCAGTTGCATTAAAAGCTCAAGATGGTAAACAAGATAGTCAAATCCATTTAGCACAAATTAAATACAGCTATAGCCCTCAGTTCAATGCCGTACTCTATGGCTACTTTCTTGACTTTGAAGACCTCAATGCTTGGTCAAATCAAAGCTATGGTCTTCGTTTCACAGGGAAGCACAAAAACTTCCGCTATAGTGCTGAATATGCAAAACAACAGGACTATGCAGATCAACCATTAACATACGATACTGATTATTATGCTTTAGAACTTGGCTACCAAGTTTCTGGACAGAAACCGCTTGGTGAAGTTGCAATTGGTTATGAAGTTTTAAGTAGTGACGAAGGTAAAATTGCTTTTCAAACTCCACTTGCAACTAAACATCGCTTCAATGGCTGGAGTGACCTGTTCTTAAATACACCAGCCAATGGTTTACGTGATCTTTATATAAGCTCAAGTTTTAATATATTCAGCAAAGGTAAATTAGCAACCGAGCTGCATCATTACCGAAGTGATATAAAAGGATTAAACTATGGCCAAGAATTTTCTTTTTCCTATGGTCAAGCATTACCAATCAAGGGGTTATCTGGATTAGCAAAATTTTCCAGCTATCAAGCTGAAGATTTTGGTGTAGATACCGAAAAGCTTTGGTTACAGTTGGATTATAAATTTTAAAAAAAATTTTTATTGCTGATTCAATAGATTGAATTGGATTACATCAAAACTTTGACAGTTGTCATCAAATTATCAAATTTGGATGATTTAATAAAAAATAAAAAGCCTATAAAAGCGCAAAAAGCCTGTTGATCGATAAGATCAACAGGCTTTTTTATTAAGATAAATGAATCAACAATTCCTGATTCAAAGAATTATTGACCTTTTGGTAATGGAATATATTGAGATTGAGTATTTTGTTGAACTTTTCTTTCCCCAACCTTCACCTCCAACTTCTGTTGCTTACCGTCACGCTCAACAACAATATCAATCATGCTCTCAGGTGCTTGCAATGCAACATAATTAATTAAATGAGAAGCTGACGAAATCTGCTCATCATTGACTTGAATAATCGTATCGCCACGTTTCACACCTGCTTGATCTGCTGGTCCTCCACGTAAGACATCTGCAACTAGAACACCAACCGGTTTTGCAGTCAGTACGTTTTCATCTAAATTGTTTGGAATTAGACTGATTCCCAGCCAACCACGGACAACACGTCCATCTTTTAGGATAGAGTTTAAGACTTGCTGACAAACCTTCGCAGGGATAGCAAAACCAATTCCAAGTGAACCGCCAGACTGTGAAAATATCGCAGTATTTACGCCGATTAAATTACCTGCAACATCAATCAATGCCCCACCCGAGTTACCTGGATTTATGGCAGCATCCGTTTGAATAAAATCTTCATAGGTGTTAATACCTAAATCTGATCGTCCTGTTGCAGAAATAATCCCTTGCGTAACAGTTTGCCCTACACCAAATGGATTACCAATCGCTAATACAACATCACCAACCTCATTACCACTAAGTTTAAACGGTAATACAGGAAGTTTATCCAACTCAATTTTGATCACAGCTAAATCTGTATCTGGATCTGTACCAATGACTTTCGCTTCTGCACGACGTCCATCATATAACGCAACGACAATTTGCTCTGCCTGTGCGATAACATGGTTATTTGTCAGAATATAACCATCAGCACGCACAATCACACCTGAACCCAAACTGTTTTCATTTTTTGGTTGCTGAGGAATCTGATTACCAAAAAATTCACGAAATACAGGATCATTTAACAGGGGATGATTTGGTTGCTTAATTTTTTGGGTGGTAAAAATATTGACCACGGCAGGTGCCGCCACTTTAACTGCAGCATTATAGGAAACTACCCCACCCATGCGATTCGTATCGACTAAGGGTTCGACCTTTTCTGCTGGCATTTTCACACCATCAGACGCTACTGTTGGTTTCGGCTGATGTGATTTTTGCCAAGCGAGAAAGCTGAATATAACGACAATGAGTAATACCCAAGGTAACCATGTAAATGCACGGCGCACGTTTATTGTCCTCTAGGCGAAATTTATGTTATGAACAAATTATTGAGTCTGTTGTCGGAACAGAAAATTTCCATCATTGTAATGTAAATTACTTAAAAACAATGCAAAAGTTAAAAAATTTTTGTCTAGCTTTAGTTACATTAAAAAGTATGTTTTTATTGACAGCTATAAAATGTAAATCATTTGAGGAATTCTATGGCAAATTTGCATGACATAGTGCAATGGTGTAATCAAACTTTAAAATCAAATGAGTTTAAAGACTACGCGCCAAATGGCTTACAAATTGAAGGTAAGTCTG is drawn from Acinetobacter suaedae and contains these coding sequences:
- a CDS encoding multifunctional CCA addition/repair protein, yielding MQVYLVGGAVRDHLLGHPYHEKDYVVVGATPEQLLAKGYQPVGKDFPVFLHPETKEEYALARTERKSGIGYHGFQFFTDANVTLEDDLIRRDLTINAMAMDENGQVYDPYGGQKDLAEKILRHVSDAFTEDPLRVLRVARFAARYTPYGFKIAENTLQLMQEISKSGELNALTPERVWKETARALMEDHADVYFQILKDCDALKILFPEIDALFGVPQRPEFHPEIDCGIHTLMALQQACQANYTLDVRFAVLVHDLGKALTPIEELPRHIMHEERGIQPVTTLCDRLKVPTHIKNLALTVCKEHLKCHQAKNLKPGTLWRFLQRLDVLRRPDKVRAFVQACECDAKGRLGMEERPYPQAQFILDAMDIVRNIRAQDLPEHIKGPEIGEMLVQYRIEALAKFKEQYGE
- the tsf gene encoding translation elongation factor Ts, producing MTAVTASMVKELRDRTGLAMMECKKALTEAGGDIELAIDNLRKSGQAKAAKKAGNIAADGAITIVQNGNKAILVEVNCQTDFVAKDENFKNFSDKVATAALAANETDAAKIAELKLEDGSTVEEARVALVQKIGENIQVRRAHIVEGENLAIYKHGLKIGVVVSYTGDADTGKGIAMHVAAFNPVAVNAEAVPADLIAKEKEIAEAKALESGKPANIVEKMVTGSVEKYLNEVALDRQMYVIDNDKKVADVLKATGTVVAQFTRFEVGEGIEKKAEMSFADEVAAAQAAAAAQ
- a CDS encoding trypsin-like peptidase domain-containing protein, which encodes MRRAFTWLPWVLLIVVIFSFLAWQKSHQPKPTVASDGVKMPAEKVEPLVDTNRMGGVVSYNAAVKVAAPAVVNIFTTQKIKQPNHPLLNDPVFREFFGNQIPQQPKNENSLGSGVIVRADGYILTNNHVIAQAEQIVVALYDGRRAEAKVIGTDPDTDLAVIKIELDKLPVLPFKLSGNEVGDVVLAIGNPFGVGQTVTQGIISATGRSDLGINTYEDFIQTDAAINPGNSGGALIDVAGNLIGVNTAIFSQSGGSLGIGFAIPAKVCQQVLNSILKDGRVVRGWLGISLIPNNLDENVLTAKPVGVLVADVLRGGPADQAGVKRGDTIIQVNDEQISSASHLINYVALQAPESMIDIVVERDGKQQKLEVKVGERKVQQNTQSQYIPLPKGQ
- a CDS encoding MFS transporter, producing MSSNMNLDAKKATEIKLFSFSTPAMRAFHMTWLAFFVCFFAWFACAPLMPVIAGEFNLTKAQIANINIAAVAITIVIRLIVGPLCDKYGPRKTYTALLILGSIPVFGVAAANTYESFLFFRLLIGAIGASFVITQYHTSVMFAPNVVGTANAAAAGWGNAGGGATQAIMPLILGAIIMFGVEQAMGWRIALLVPGIMMVIVGILYWKLTQDSPQGNFKELREQGIDAGNTKKGGTAILMQAARNYRVWILFISYAACFGIEIFIHNIAAMYYVDHFNMGLKEAGLTAGIFGLLALFARALGGIVSDKVAANKGLDGRTRILFLLILGEGLFLIIFSQMNTVILAVLAMTVFALFTHMACGATYALVPFIDRDALGGVAGIIGAGGNVGAVAAGFLLKGLLDIQTCLMILGCLVTVAAFSVILIRFSVEHKEQEQHLFKQALLERNSTA
- a CDS encoding OmpW/AlkL family protein is translated as MMKKSFACLITTGLCALPTLTFADSPYFSLKDGDGFKRFSISAGPLYVKPTGKGQPIRVNTSVAEGTKTKVGDVKGDSVLDAIDESQPEATAKKAILKGVLDLERHTLLNLGKEGIVSYKGDDGAQYLRASTAGTAEINGLSSWENQGTGLEADDVLTLGIMTSYHFTDNLSLEVKAGIPPKVDIQGKGKIYAPLTGIATPEGLGVVVGDLPLKKDIFITDLEAHKKTSSARAWTPAFELQYRFGKTGINKFRPYVGLGLMYAYFSELEMNPDLEKDLVNAGHMIVNIKDGKAGAALDQKKSSGNPKVKLDASDTFAPVATVGFTYDFNEKWYAVGSVSYAHLSTDATITVNDSKYGELIKAKADIEINPILGYAGIGYRF
- a CDS encoding alginate export family protein, translating into MKIISISLIALGCISTTHLFANSDLLTNTKLSLDSRLRFEMVDQDNPLKKAEAATLRIRPALQTGSWQGLSLYAQGEANIELNDHFNSTRNSETTYSTVPDPKNLDLNQLYINYNSSKFDARLGRQVINLDNQRFIGSVGWRQNEQSYDAISFNFKADPKLQFYYAYIEQVNTIFGSETAKPVALKAQDGKQDSQIHLAQIKYSYSPQFNAVLYGYFLDFEDLNAWSNQSYGLRFTGKHKNFRYSAEYAKQQDYADQPLTYDTDYYALELGYQVSGQKPLGEVAIGYEVLSSDEGKIAFQTPLATKHRFNGWSDLFLNTPANGLRDLYISSSFNIFSKGKLATELHHYRSDIKGLNYGQEFSFSYGQALPIKGLSGLAKFSSYQAEDFGVDTEKLWLQLDYKF
- the map gene encoding type I methionyl aminopeptidase; amino-acid sequence: MNTTYTAPRRLIKTPEEIEKMRVAGKLAAEVLDMIKPHIKAGVSTLELDTICRNHIENVQQAIPACVGYGAAPGRPAFQHSICTSVNHVVCHGIPSENKILKNGDILNIDVTVIKDGYHGDTNMMYIVGGETSILANRLCSVAQEAMYRGMATVKDGSYLGDIGYAIQQYVESERFSVVREYCGHGIGNVFHDEPQVLHYGQKGTGMRLEAGMTFTIEPMVNAGVWQTKLLGDKWTVVTKDHKLSAQYEHTILVTETGIEVLTARPEEDLSRFQ
- the rpsB gene encoding 30S ribosomal protein S2 → MADYNVSMRDLLQAGAHFGHQTRFWNPKMRQYIFGARNKIHIINLEHTVPALNDALNFVNNLASKKNKVLFVGTKRAASNIIREQAQRAGQPYVDHRWLGGMLTNWKTLRQSINRLKDLQTQSQDGTFAKLTKREALERTREMEKLERALGGVKNMGGLPDALFVIDVDHEAIAIKEAKNLGIPVIGIVDTNSNPDNVDYVIPGNDDAIRAVTLYASAMADAILAGKEYAQSQANAQAKGEEAAKEAPEA
- a CDS encoding aminotransferase, with protein sequence MSMPMPKILLSTIFLSCLSLPVYATVGGPQHIEVLGLDRKAQKIYLMRHFEDGRGRLPQLYYYQLNGTNPTKLIQVDSLYINPKTKLIDYDQNSTQFDIEIAKIQKRLLPLQPIHKSKAHIQLLSVKKGEAKAWYDPEIPIDKWSYQYQVKSFCLKSKPQTADSYKEELNIAKVYKVPHSKNMLVTVEYLGIPFETGYNIEDPVLLTK